The following proteins are encoded in a genomic region of Oncorhynchus keta strain PuntledgeMale-10-30-2019 chromosome 35, Oket_V2, whole genome shotgun sequence:
- the LOC127915553 gene encoding proliferation marker protein Ki-67-like: MATDTVFQTPDRLQIGVPDSSSRLQIGVPNSRQVFQTPDRCSRLQIGVPDSRQAFQTPDRRSRQEFQTPDRRSRLQFQTPDRRSRLQTGVPDSRQAFQTPDRRSRLQTGVPDSRQAFQTPDRRSRLQTGVPDSRQAFQTPDRRSRLQTGVPDSRQAFQTPDRRSRLQTGVPDSRQAFQTPDRRSRLQTGVPDSRQAFQTPDRRSRLQTGVPDSRQAFQTPDRRSRLQFQTPDSSSRLQTPVPDSRQAFQTPDRRSRLQTGVPDSSSRLQTGVPDSRQAFQTPDRRSRLQKGVPDSRQAFQTPDRRSRLQTGVPDSRQAFQTPDRRSRLQTGVPDSRQAFQTPDRRSRLQTGVPDSRQAFQTPDRRSRLQTGVPDSRQAFQTPVPDSRQAFQTPDRRSRLQTGVPDSRQAFQTPDRRSRLQTGVPDSRQAFQTPDRRSRLQTGVPDSRQAFQTPDRRSRLQTGVPDSRQAFQTPVPDSSSRLQTGVPDSRQAFQTPDRRSRLQFQTPDSSSRLQTGVPDSRQAFQTPDRRSRLQIGVPDSR, encoded by the exons ATGGCAACAGACACAGTGTTCCAGACTCCAGATAG ACTCCAGATAGGTGTTCCAGACTCCAGTTCCAGACTCCAGATAGGTGTTCCAAACTCCAGACAGGTGTTCCAGACTCCAGACAG GTGTTCCAGACTCCAGATAGGTGTTCCAGACTCCAGACAGGCGTTCCAGACTCCAGACAGGCGTTCCAGACAGGAGTTCCAGACTCCAGATAGGCGTTCCAGACTCCAGTTCCAGACTCCAGATAGGCGTTCCAGACTCCAGACAGGCGTTCCAGACTCCAGACAGGCGTTCCAGACTCCAGACAGGCGTTCCAGACTCCAGACAGGCGTTCCAGACTCCAGACAGGCGTTCCAGACTCCAGACAGGCGTTCCAGACTCCAGACAGGCGTTCCAGACTCCAGACAGGCGTTCCAGACTCCAGACAGGCGTTCCAGACTCCAGACAGGCGTTCCAGACTCCAGACAGGCGTTCCAGACTCCAGACAGGCGTTCCAGACTCCAGACAGGCGTTCCAGACTCCAGACAGGCGTTCCAGACTCCAGACAGGCGTTCCAGACTCCAGACAGGCGTTCCAGACTCCAGACAGGCGTTCCAGACTCCAGACAGGCGTTCCAGACTCCAGACAGGCGTTCCAGACTCCAGACAGGCGTTCCAGACTCCAGACAGGCGTTCCAGACTCCAGTTCCAGACTCCAGACTCCAGTTCCAGACTCCAGACTCCAGTTCCAGACTCCAGACAGGCGTTCCAGACTCCAGACAGGCGTTCCAGACTCCAGACAGGCGTTCCAGACTCCAGTTCCAGACTCCAGACAGGCGTTCCAGACTCCAGACAGGCGTTCCAGACTCCAGACAGGCGTTCCAGACTCCAGAAAGGCGTTCCAGACTCCAGACAGGCGTTCCAGACTCCAGACAGGCGTTCCAGACTCCAGACAGGCGTTCCAGACTCCAGACAGGCGTTCCAGACTCCAGACAGGCGTTCCAGACTCCAGACAGGCGTTCCAGACTCCAGACAGGCGTTCCAGACTCCAGACAGGCGTTCCAGACTCCAGACAGGCGTTCCAGACTCCAGACAGGCGTTCCAGACTCCAGACAGGCGTTCCAGACTCCAGACAGGCGTTCCAGACTCCAGACAGGCGTTCCAGACTCCAGTTCCAGACTCCAGACAGGCGTTCCAGACTCCAGACAGGCGTTCCAGACTCCAGACAGGCGTTCCAGACTCCAGACAGGCGTTCCAGACTCCAGACAGGCGTTCCAGACTCCAGACAGGCGTTCCAGACTCCAGACAGGCGTTCCAGACTCCAGACAGGCGTTCCAGACTCCAGACAGGCGTTCCAGACTCCAGACAGGCGTTCCAGACTCCAGACAGGCGTTCCAGACTCCAGACAGGCGTTCCAGACTCCAGACAGGCGTTCCAGACTCCAGTTCCAGACTCCAGTTCCAGACTCCAGACAGGCGTTCCAGACTCCAGACAGGCGTTCCAGACTCCAGACAGGCGTTCCAGACTCCAGTTCCAGACTCCAGACTCCAGTTCCAGACTCCAGACAGGCGTTCCAGACTCCAGACAGGCGTTCCAGACTCCAGACAGGCGTTCCAGACTCCAGATAGGCGTTCCAGACTCCAGATAG